Genomic segment of Shewanella sp. OMA3-2:
ACCATCATGGTTGATGAACAAAGCATTATTGTTGAAACTGAACGGCTAGTTTTACGCCCTTTTACCGCTAACGATGTGCATAGTCTTTTTTTATTAAACAGTCTCCCCGACATTCTCACTTATATTCCTATGGACCCTTTCACAGAGGAGTCGCAGGCGGCAGATATTTTCGAAAATGTCATTAAAGCCGATTATCAGCAACATGGTTTTGGTCGCTGGGCCGTGCATCATAAAGTTGATAATAGAGTCATCGGTTTTTGCGGTCCTAAATATCTACCTGAGTTTGACAAGGTTGAGCTAGGTTATCGATATTTTCCTGAATACTGGGGTAAAGGAATTGGTTATGAGGCGGCACAGGCAGCACTTAATACCTTTAAGCCATTACATGGAATTGAACTGGCTATAGCATTAATTTTGCACGGGAATGTGGGCTCAGAAGCGGTAGCTAGAAAAGTGGGAATGTCTGTCTTTGAGCAGAGTGAGTATTGTGGTCACAAGGTACATGTATATCAGTGCGATTTATAATGTATTTTGTGCCAATTTAGACAATAAATAACCAGCCTCTTAGCTGGTTATTTATCAATGACAATTTATTCGTCAGCGTGGTCACAAGTATCATTGGTGCAATGACCATAAAGATACAAGCTATGGTGGGTCAGTTTAATATTATGACGCATAGCAATTTCATCTTGGCGACGTTCAATCACATCATCAGAAAACTCAATCACTTTGTCACAAGTTAAACAGACTAAGTGGTCGTGATGTTGTTGAGTTGACATTTCAAAAACCGCTTTACCTGATTCAAAGTGGTGACGGTTTAAAATACCAGCATCATCAAATTGGTTAAGTACGCGGTACACAGTTGCTAAGCCAATTTCCTCACCAACTTCGAGTAATCTCTTGTACAAGTCTTCAGCACTGATGTGTTGATTTTCAGGGTTTTGCATTAGCTCTAGAATTTTAACTCTTGGCAGGGTAATTTTTAAACCGGCTTTTTTAAGCGCTTGATTTCCATCTGTCATTGCTAATCTCTTGATTGCAGAACCAATCGGTTCATCCGTGGGTAATTAATCATTATATGTGTTGAATAGGAAAACTTAAACCTCTTAAACTGCTTAATCGACTGATTAGTGCCAAAATCGTCGTTATTAACGACGCTTGGCAAATAATTAGCTTATTTGTGACAGTAAGCTTACTTATACTAAGGGATTATTGCCGTTAATGGCCTCGTGGGCAAAACTAGAAATATCATTTATTTTCTCTAGTGAAATAAATAAAGCTAAAAATGACTAAAGTTAGTTGCAGGTTAAACCCTGCTATTGATAGTGTAAGCTTGATTATTTAGTCTAAAAATACACCCTATAATAAAAAGGAATCACCATGTACCGGAATATTGTCGTGTTAACCGGCGCAGGCATTTCTGCAGAATCAGGTATTGGTACTTTTCGTGATCAAGATGGGCTATGGGAACAGCATCACATTGAAGATGTTGCGACACCAGAAGGCTATGCTAAAGATATTGAATTAGTTGAGCGATTCTATAATAGCCGTTGGACCCAATTGCATTCAGGTGAAGTAAGTGAAAACTTGGCCCATATAGCCTTGGCAAAGTTAGAAGCCAAATTTGAGGGTAATCTACTGGTTATTACCCAAAATGTAGATGACTTACATGAACGCGCGGGTTCTAGACGTTTATTGCATATGCATGGGGAATTATCTAAAGGTCGATGCCCTAAATCACTTCAAACATTTATTCTGCGTGAGCCTTTTGGCCCAGAAAACTGTTGTACTTGTTGTATTCCTGCCATGCGATTAAGGCCACATATTGTCTGGTTTGGTGAAATGCCTTTTGGAATGGACAGAATACATGATGCCCTTGATCACTGTGACCTATTTATTGCTATTGGCACTTCCGGTACAGTTTATCCAGCAGCAGGTTTTGTCGACAGTGCTAATCATCACGGAGCGCAAACGGTTGAAGTTAATCTTGCTGGCCCTGATAGACATAGTCAATTTCAATACCACTTTACCGGTAAAGCAGGCGACATAGTGCCTCTGTTAGTTGACTGCATTTTACAAGGTAAAATAATTGGCAGTGAGTTGACACAATCATGAGTACTAAACCAGTAGATGTTAAATCAATTGATACAGGAACAATGAACTCTAAGTTGGTTATTATTATGCGTGGCTTACCTGGTAGTGGTAAGTCCCATTGGATAGA
This window contains:
- a CDS encoding GNAT family N-acetyltransferase, which gives rise to MIVETERLVLRPFTANDVHSLFLLNSLPDILTYIPMDPFTEESQAADIFENVIKADYQQHGFGRWAVHHKVDNRVIGFCGPKYLPEFDKVELGYRYFPEYWGKGIGYEAAQAALNTFKPLHGIELAIALILHGNVGSEAVARKVGMSVFEQSEYCGHKVHVYQCDL
- the fur gene encoding ferric iron uptake transcriptional regulator, whose translation is MTDGNQALKKAGLKITLPRVKILELMQNPENQHISAEDLYKRLLEVGEEIGLATVYRVLNQFDDAGILNRHHFESGKAVFEMSTQQHHDHLVCLTCDKVIEFSDDVIERRQDEIAMRHNIKLTHHSLYLYGHCTNDTCDHADE
- a CDS encoding NAD-dependent deacylase; this translates as MYRNIVVLTGAGISAESGIGTFRDQDGLWEQHHIEDVATPEGYAKDIELVERFYNSRWTQLHSGEVSENLAHIALAKLEAKFEGNLLVITQNVDDLHERAGSRRLLHMHGELSKGRCPKSLQTFILREPFGPENCCTCCIPAMRLRPHIVWFGEMPFGMDRIHDALDHCDLFIAIGTSGTVYPAAGFVDSANHHGAQTVEVNLAGPDRHSQFQYHFTGKAGDIVPLLVDCILQGKIIGSELTQS